The window tcacttttttttttttaattccattgACCCTTTGATAATTGATCGGTTCTTGTTAAACCGCCGGTTAATTTTGTCTGGATCCGTTGAATCTGATACTTTAGAATCCTCAGATAAAGTTGGAAAAGcttttatgctttttgtttaTACCTAACAACTTGCCATATACAAATAGAGTTTGATCTTTCCCACTCATGAGGTAGATAGTTCTGGTAAATTGCTTTTTTCATGGATGAGTTTACAATCTTAGCTAATTGATATATTAGCTAGAGTTTCATTCATGTGTTTTTGTTAGCCTATGTACTAAAAACTGGTTATGGGGTTTTTGTTATGTGAACTTGATAAGTGTGTTCATGTGCATAAATCTGATAATAGAGAGTGGAAGCTAAAGCCTTGCtgtgtttttttaatgtgatCATATGTTTGGCTGCAGTATGGAAGTTACCAAAGGGCAATACTTGCTGAAGATCTTACAAAGAAGTGGAAGCAAAACGTTTTCAATGCGTCGGTGAGAATTTCTTTAACCCTAGTTTTTGTTTACCTCTCGTTATATCGCTCGATGTTATAAGAGTCCCGCGTTGTTGCTTTCTACAGACGATAACTCCTTTGGAACATTGTCAATGGCTTAACAAGTTGCTCTCTGAAATTTGGCTAAACTTCATGAACAAGAAACTTTCTCTCAGATTTGCTTCCATGGTAGAGGTGAGTGAGCTTTTATTCTTAGCTCTGCTCTTTCTTATGCAAAATTTGTTTCTGCCCATATACTCGAGCTGTACATGATTCCTTGGGTCATTTAAGACAATAAAACATGAACTTTTGATCGCAGAAACGACTGAGACAACGAAGGTCAAGACTAATAGTAAGCAATCTCTCCCTTTTCCATGACACCTCCTGCTAATAAAAATTGGACACAGTGATGCTAATTTGTATCGGTTTTCgaaggaaaatatacaattgTTGGAGTTTTCTCTTGGCTCATGCCCTCCTTTGCTGGGACTCCATGGAACTTGTTGGTCCAAATCAGGGGAACAGGTTTGATTACTTTGATAGTTAAGTTGCAAAGATTTGAATAAATGGTTGGATTTTGATGTTTTACCTTTTGTGTTTTCCTTCTCTGGTGGTATAGAAAATTATGCGATTAGATTTCACTTGGGACACAACTGATCTAAGTATCTTGTTGCAAGCCAAGCTGTCCAAACCGTTTAATCGAACAGCACGGATCGTTGTCAACAGTCTTTGCATCAAAGGCGATGTAAGTGAAACCCGTATAACCTGCTAAAAGTAAATATTACTTTACATAGCCTTCTTCTTGGTTTATTTACTGTATCTTCTTGCAGATTCTGATCAGACCAATTCTTGAAGGAAAAGCATTGCTCTATTTCTTTGTATCGAACCCTGAAGTTAGAATCGGAGTTGCtttcggtggtggtggtggccaGTCTCTTCCCGCAACAGAGCTTCCCGGCGTCTCCTCTTGGCTGGTTCGTTTCCCACTTTCATATCTccagtacaatttttttttaccgtcATGAATAGTTTCAGTTACAAAAGTCCATTTTCAGGTCAAAATCCTAACAGAAACGTTGAACAAGAAGATGGTAGAGCCACGCCGGGGATGTTTCTCGTTACCTGCAACCGAACTTCACAAAACAGCCGTCGGGGGAATAATCTATGTAACCGTAGTCTCTGGTAGCAATCTTCACCGCAGTGTTCTTCGCGGAAGCCCCTCGAGAAGTTCCGATATTGCAGAGGGTAGCAGCGGAAacagcagcaacagcagcagtaGCAAACCTGTTCAGACATTTGTTGAAGTCGAACTCGAACAGCTTTCTCGACGAACCGAGATGAAATCAGGACCGAATCCAGCTTATCAATCAACGTTTAACATGATTTTACACGACAACACAGGGACACTTAAGTTTAATCTCTATGAGAACAATCCTGGGAGTGTAAGATACGACAGTCTCGCTAGCTGTGAAGTTAAGGTAAATTAATGAATAAACAAGGACATTTTAAGTTAGTTGTTGTTACTGGCCGTTACATGTTTgttcatctttctctctttggaaTGTACAGATGAAATACGTAGGTGATGATTCAACAATGGTCTGGGCCGTTGGATCTGATAACGGTGTGATTGCGAAACACGCTGAGTTCTGTGGTCAAGAAATCGAGATGGTTGTTCCGTTTGAAGGAGTTAGCTCCGGCGAGGTAGATGATACAATTTCTTCTTTATGTATTACTACTCCATGAACTTCTTTACTCATTTTGGCCAATTCActttatttgtgtgtttttgctCTATAGCTGACCGTCAGGCTACTTCTAAAAGAATGGCATTTCTCTGATGGCTCACATAGCTTGAATAGCGTTCATTCGAGTTCTTTACACTCCCTCGACAGCTCCTCTACTCATCTCTCCAAAACCGGCCGGAAGATTATTGTGACTGTTTTGTCTGGAAAGAACCTTGTTTCTAAAGATAAGTCCGGCAAATGTGATGCCTCTGTGAAGTTACACTACGGAAAAGTAAGTAAATCTTTTACATGATTTTGCTCTAAATGGCCGCTGAACGATCTTTAAATCTTAAATGTTATTGAATGTTGTGTAGATTATACAAAAGACGAAGATTGTTAACGCAGCAGAGTTTGGCTGGAACCAGAAATTTGAGTTTGAAGAGTTAGCAGGAGAAGAATATTTAAAGGTGAAATGCTATAGAGAAGAGATGCTTGGCACGGACAACATTGGTACAGCTACATTGAGTCTTCAAGGGATCAATAACAGTGAAATGCATATATGGGTTCCGCTTGAAGACGTTAATTCTGGAGAAATAGAGCTTTTGATCGAAGCTGTGGCTCCTGAGTACAGCGAAGTAAGTGTTTGACAAACATCACTCTGCCTCCTCCTTTTGCCTCTCTGATTGTTTACGCTTTTTTCTGGTTTAATCGCAGGCAGATTCTAGTAAAGGCTTGATTGAATTGGTTCTTGTTGAAGCGCGAGATCTTGTGGCTGCGGATCTTAGAGGAACCAGTGATCCTTATGTTAGAGTTCAATatggagagaagaaacagagaacaaaGGTACTAGAGCAATTGTTTGGACTCAGAAAAGACATTTTAAAGAGATAGGAAACAAAACTTAAGAGATTTTGTTGTTTCCAGGTGATATTTAAGACATTGCAACCGAAATGGAACCAGACAATGGAGTTTCCAGATGATGGGAGCTCCTTGGAGCTACATGTCAAAGACCATAACACTCTACTTCCGACATCAAGTATAGGTAACTGCATCGTGGAGTACCAAGGGCTAAAGCCAAACGAGACTGCCGATAAGTGGATACCTCTCCAAGGAGTGACACACGGCGAGATCCATGTCAGAGTCACGAGGAAAGTCAAGGAGGTTCAGAGACGCGCCAGCGTGGATTCTGGCTCCCCGTTTAACAAAGCTCTGTTGTTGTCCAACCAAATGAAGCAGGTTATGATAAAGTTTCAGAATTTGATTGACGATGGAGATCTTGAAGGTCTTGCTGAAGCTTTAGGAGAGCTGGAAAGTTTGGAGGACGAACAAGAAGAGTATTTGGTCCAGCTTCAGACAGAGCAAATGCTGCTTATCAACAAGATCAAAGACCTTGGCAAAGAGATTCTTAACTCTTCTCCGGTTCAAGCACAGATTCATTCCCCATCTCGATCAGGGTCAGGTTCGGGGACAGGATCGTATAGCCGGAGATTACCCGCACCAATGTAGTCACTTGTTTTCTCATCAAACAATCATCTATAATGTATATAGATAGATATCTAGTGCATTGGATTAAATGTTCAGAGAGAGTTGATCCCTTGTTACAAAGTTAGAAACATCAAGCTGTAAGTTTCTTTTTATTCCCATTGTTATTCAGTAACAATAAAGACAGTTGTAATTGTTTGTAAACAGTTTTTTTCTGTGTCTAGTCTGATCAATAATTTACAGAAAACTACAGAAGCAAAATGGTTTTTACTCTGAAGTGTTATCCAGTCTGCTCATCACAGTAAGATATTTTTCACATTAATAACTTCTCTTTCCCACAATAAGTTGCAAAAGGCTAAATGACTCAAAGGTAAGATTCCTAGCTTGTAAATTTAGCCTTAAGAATAAATCCACGGAATGGGAGCATGTTTGTTCAAAGAGTAACCGGTGATCATCAGATGATGAATAAACCGGACAAAACCATAATTATTACATCATACATGAGGGATCAAGTAACATCATGGCGTAATACAGCTTTAGATGACTAAGTCATTGTGTGAGATTACAAATGCATATGATCCCGAGTTAACCCCTACGGCTCTACTAGTAACTGTGAAAATGGCGGTTACAAAAGGGGATAGAAATTACGTGGCCTACGCAGAACCAGCGGGGACAGCTGCTGCATTGGAGCTAGGCTGAACCGAAGTGGCTGGAGTGGTGCTCAAGCTCCGATCTTTCGGCTCGGGTGCAACAATGGGAACTGAAGCTCCGGATTGTGAAAGAGAGGTTTTTGCAGCCGCATCTAGAGCGGGTATCTGGTGCTGATTCAAGTTAGCCAAATCATTTACAACGCTGTGAAGTTGTTGTAGCCTGTAATCTGTCTCGGGCCGCCGACAAATCTTCCTCAAGGGAACAATTTCCTGCTGGGAGCAAAGAAATCCAAAATAGGTGAGTGAGAAACCAAATGGAGCTGATGGGTAAACAAAATGATAAGAGATAGCGAGAAAGATGATCGTCCAACCTCGGACTGGTCGTGGCTGTAACGCACCAAGAACCTACAACGACAACCTCTGACatcatgtcttcttctttgtgcgTCAAGAACAGTGGCATCAAAGTAAAGAGCTTGATCTTTTCCTTCCTGAAgatgttataaaataaatcctgtCAGGGATAAACTTACATGACACCTATCATTAAATGCTTAGAGGACAAAGTTCTAAACCTGGAAACAAAGTACGAGATCTCCGGCAAGAACTGCAACACATTCTGATGCTTCACATGGGAGAGACCGTTGCCTTACGTGCTTTTTGACGTTTAtccattcatcttcttcaacttcaaaaCCCGCGAACCGAACTTGCACTTCCTGAAAGActcaaaagaaagatttgttgTTAGCAAAACTAGGAAGGGGAACAAAGAAGTCACCTagaaatttgttagaaattACCGGATCACCAATCTCCAAGTTTCTATGAGCTAGGAAAGCTTGCACATCATACCTGTAAGTAAGCAAGAGAGATACATATCAGAGAAAAGCAGGGGAATGTACATAAGTCAGTCAAAATTACTGAAGACCAAATGCAAGGGAATCACCATGCACCATCCCTGGCAGATTTGGCTTCAAATTCCAAGTAGGAGTTGTCTGAACCACTCCTCATGACACCAGGAACTATGAGAAAAATTAGTAAACAGTTACGAAAGTGGCATCTATGCAATATACGCCACACTGATCTAGACTCATggacaagaaaataaaactgaatAATCCAATGAAACCTATCTAAATACATAAGCTTCGCAACCTATTTGACTGCGAGTAAAATATATAAGGCACCTAAAATACCGGAAGGGGCAGGAGTCATGCCGGGTAGATTTGCAGTCATATGAGTGGTTTTAGGAGCGGCTAATGGTTGCATCACATTTCTCATCTGATTTGGTAAATCCATACGCGGCATGGAAGATACATTTAGCTTCCCAGGAGCTTTATTTCCCCTTGCTCTCAAAGCATACCGCCTATTTTGGAACCAGTTCCAAATCTACGATGCATTAAAACAACAATCCAattaagtaaaaagaaaaacaattccaACAAACTCTGTCAAGAAAAACACAGGAATCGAGAATGAAAAGACCAGTACTTGCTTGAATTGCACAACAATTTTCCCCTTCCGCTCAGGTGATTCActgaaacagaaaacaaatgtaTCAGTCTTGAGATgataaaagacaaaagaagtGCTTTCAGACCATTGGAATTGAACTACAACAAAGTAAAATACCTAAACTTATCAGCAAGAGCTTCAAGAATATGTCGACCTGGCATTGCTGTATTATGCTGTAGCAAAATTGCTTCCATCTCATTCACCTTATAACATTAAACATCAGCCATAATTAACAAGATAAAACCTTTTCAGAGAACTGACAAAACCATACAACAAAAGACACATGGAAACACTTGTGAATAACTCCAATTAACAAAGTAGGAGCCAATAGAGTTCAGAACATACATCGAATTGCCTTCAAGTCTCGCATAAAGATTAACGCAAATTGCTCAAACAACAAGTCAAGTTTCTATTATAgctaattataaaaaaactcaactGATCTTCAGAATCTAAACCCTATCATGAACCCACAAACGAGACCCAAATCtaagaaaccaaaccaacccaaaaaaaaaacagatttttcaGCTCAGGGAGCTCAAAACCCCTCAAATTAACACCAAACACATCACATTACAAAGAAATCGAGATTAACCTCGGGTAGGATAAATCGAAAAGCCGGACCGCCATTACTGGGAGGTCGACCCATGGTAACTCCTTcgtctcaccaaaaaaaaagaataaaaattggTGGCAGAAACTGCCAAACTGGAATCGAACGGAGCTTATCTCACTTTGATTTTCGAATTCACGGTGAATCTCTCTAGTACACGGCCGGTGACCCAACGACAACGAATCCGGTTTTACTCAGACCCGACTCCGCCGCTTATATAACTTTTTCacttgtgtaattttttttttaacttaatccCTAGTAATGGGCTTTTAAAGCCCATTTTAAAGacccaaatatttaaaaacccaaaacaatcTTATCCATATGGTCGAGTAATCCAAACCAGCTTATCCGCCTGCTCTCAGTATCCCAAAAACAATGGCGAAGAAGACACTTCGCTGAAAGCTTTCTccagactttttttttgcagcGTGTCAATGGCTTTGGTTCCGCTTAATTTTACTGAAATGCCACTGAGAAGCTCTCTTCCTTTGACCTCGAGCTCTCGTTACTGTTCGTCTCCTTCGCTCCACGCATTGCTCTTCTATTCCTTGGGTGTGAAACCCTCGCGTCATCAAATCGTTCGGCCATTCTCCTCGCTCCGTACGAGTGAGCGTAGCAACAACAGGAGCCATAACAACCGTCGCTTGGATAATCGGAATCATAAACCTAGTCCTCCTTGGATCGATAAGTGGCCACCGTCATCCTCCGGAGCTGGCGGTGATCATTCCGGGAAGAAAGGTGGGGAAAACAACGGCGGGGCTAAAATTCGGTCGGCGGAAGAGGAAGCTGAAGCGAAACTTAGGTATTTGGAACGGGATAAAGGACAAAACGCGATTGATAGGATTGTTCTTCGGCTACGGAATTTAGGATTAGGTTcggatgatgaggaggatgtGGAAGATGACGAGGGAGGTGGAATTAACGGCGGAGATGTGAAGCCGGTGACTGGTGAAGAGAGATTGGGGGATTTGTTGAAGAGAGAGTGGGTGAGGCCTGATATGATGCTTGCTGAGGGAGAAGAGAGTGAGGAAGAGGATGAGGTGTTATTGCCATGGGAGAAGAATGAGGAAGAACAGGCGGCGGAGAGAgtagaaggagaaggaggagtGGCGGTGATGGCGAAGAGGAGAGCTAGAGCTCCATCACTGGCGGAGCTTACGGTTGAGGATTCTGAGTTACGGCGGCTGAGGAGGGATGGAATGTATTTGAGGGTAAGGATTAATATACCAAAAGCTGGGCTAACGCAGGCTGTGATGGAGAAGATTCATGATACGTGGAGGAAAGAAGAACTTGTGAGGCTCAAGTTCCATGAAGTGCTTGCTCGTGACATGAAGACGGCCCATGAGATAGTTGAGGTTAGTTAGTTCTTTTGCATAGTTCACTGATTACTTCATTGTAGCAGAGGTTTGTAAGATATTAGCTGAATTTGAGGTACAAAACATGATGCGAGATTATCTCTTGAGAACGGTTTTCATAATCTATTGAGAATTCGCTTCACAGAAGCGAAATGGTCCTTTACAGCTCAATTTAACTCTGTATTAGAATGGTCGTAGAGCTTTTATAAGAACAGTAGGAATTTTTTGGTTAATCTCTCTTGGGAACAATAACTTAGTTGTGAATAAGGTAACTTTGAGGTCTGGAAAAATTAGAGTGGATGGAGCTGAGCACGGCTGTTAGAATTCTTTTGAAGTAACAAGACTGTGCAGGAGATGCATGTTGAGGTTTGACAGAAAACTGATTAGCTTTACTCTGATGGGCAGCGCCGAACTGGTGGAATGGTGATATGGAGAGCCGGAAGTGTAATGGTGGTTTACCGTGGACTTGACTATCAAGGACCTTCTGTGGTCTCGAATCGAGTGGCCGGACCTAAAGAGACTCTTTTTGTCCCAGATGTATCATCTGCTGGCGATGAAGCAACAAATGCCAAAGATAACCAAAATCCACCTTTAGAAATCAGAGACCCGATCATCAAGAACCCTATTCGCAAGGAGAATAtgacagaagaagaaatcgaattTAACAATCTATTAGACAGCTTAGGCACACGTTTTCAAGAATGGTGGGGTACTGGGGTGCTGCCTGTGGACGCTGACTTACTACCGCCTACAATTCCTGGTTATAAAACACCTTTCAGGCTTCTGCCCACTGGGATGAGATCGAATTTGACCAATGCTGAAATGACAAATCTCAGGAAGATTGGTAAAACGCTCCCATGCCATTTTGCCCTTGGTAAGATGCTTTCTGATCCTAGATGTTTTTTTCCTAGATGGTTCTTCTGTTTAGTGTGCCTAGGTTTAAAACTTGAATATGCTCTTTCAGGCAGGAACAGAAATCACCAAGGATTGGCAGCTGCGATACTCCAGATCTGGGAGAAAAGTCTGATTGCAAAGATCGCTGTGAAGCGAGGTATCCAGAATACAAATAACAAACTGATGGCGGATGAGCTGAaggtctctcttttttttctctctctctaaagttCAATAATAGGGAAAAGGAAATACTAAGGCAGTCCatatattgataaataattGTAGAAAGTGTCTGTCATCCCCCTGAGCCCAGTTCTATGGATTTAGGACATTGAAATATTTACACGGGAAGGCTAAAATCTTTCATTAACTCTTGTCTTGTTACTATAGGCATTGACAGGAGGTGTCTTGCTGCTCAGAAATAAGTATTACATTGTAATATACCGTGGGAAAGACTTCCTTCCTTCAAGTGTTGCAGCTACTTTGGCAGAAAGACAAGAATTAACTAAAGAGATTCAAGATGTCGAAGAGAGGGTAAGAACTCGCGACATTGAGGCTATTCAGCCTGTTGGTGACATAGTACCGGCAGAAAGACAAGAATTAACAAAAGAGATTCAAGATGTCAAAGAGAGGGTAAGAACTCGCGACAATGAGGCTGTTCAGACTGTTGGTGAGAAAGTATCAGCAGAAGCTGGCACGCTGGCCGAGTTTTATGAGGCTCAAGCCCGATGGGGGAAAGAAATAACTCCAGACCATCGAGAAAAGATGATTGAAGAAGCTTCAAGGGTGGCAAATACGAGAGTTGTGAAAAGAATCCAGCACAAACTAAACCTTGTAAGTAGACTATTTTATCTCTGGTTGCTAATTTGTAACTTGAGGTCTATTGTGAGATGTCAGGTGGCAACTGTGATAGTTAGTCGCTATAAATGTATCTAACTTCTCTCTTGGTTTGTTTCAGGCCCAATCGAAATTTCAACGAGCAGAGAAACTGTTGTCCAAAATAGAAGCCTCTATGATTCCAAATGGACCTGATTATGATCAAGAGGTCATCTCCGAGGAAGAAAGAGCTATGTTCCGAAAAGTGGGGTTGAAAATGAAGGCATACTTACCCTTAGGTGAGTCCTGCTCTCTTAAGCATTGTTGATGTATCCTGTATGTGTGCAGTGAATAAGAGTTTGTAATAAAATGGAACATCTGTCGTCTTGTTATATGTATTAACTGTTTCTTTAACGTGGACCTAACAGGTATCCGTGGTGTTTTCGATGGAGTCATCGAGAATATGCATCTGCATTGGAAGCACAGAGAATTGGTGAAGCTTATATCAAAACAGAAGGTCCTTGCATTTGTTGAGGACACGGCTCGGTTACTTGAATACGAGAGCGGTGGAGTACTTGTGGCAATAGAAAAGGTTCCTAAAGGATTTGCTCTTATCTATTACCGTGGGAAGAATTACAGGAGACCCATTAGCTTGAGACCAAGAAATCTTCTGACAAAAGCAAAAGCATTGAAACGATCCATCGCAATGCAACGCCATGAGGTGGGAAATTCCTGAAGTTTTCTACACAAATTGTACTTATATTCATACAAGTTGCTTACTGAAACTTCTCTTTGGCGATTATTGCAGGCCCTTAGTCAGCATATCTCTGAACTGGAGAGAACAATAGAGCAAATGCAAAGCGAACTTGTAAGTGGTCTTTTTCAACGTTTAATATCCAGTATATAACGTTAATCTTCTGACACTATCAAGCTCCATTCGCTTTCGTGTTCTGCTCTGATTCACCTACCTGCTGGTTTTTGTAGACCGCAAAGAACCCGTCATACAATGAATCAGAATGGgagaacgaagaagatgatgatgatgatgacgaggaTGAGAAAGATGATGTGGAGGATAATGAGAGTGATTGGGACGAAAGTGATGGTGTTGAAGAAGCTGATAATTCATCTCGCTAAGCTGAAAGTGTTTTGACACATGCATTGTCCTATCTCAGGAGGTTGAAGCTGACGATGAGATATCACAGAAATGGTTCTTTACACTGATGAAAAAAGTAAGAAAGCAAGTGCTGATTCAGTATCGACGTGTGAGGTAAAGTCTCTTGTTGCAGCGATCACAAAATCTTCGGAGTTCAAAAAGCAGAGCCTGTTGCCTTTCAGCCTAACCCGTGGGGGAAAAAATAGcatctatatatagtttttgtctTCCAATACATTTTAAAGTTTTGCCAGTGTAtcatcattatattaaaaactattgTAATTCAATCAAATGTATGTATATTAGGAAGGTAGCGCCCATGTCGTAAGTCTCTCGACTAGGTATGTACTGCCTTAGTGATCTTAAGAACATTTGCATACTGAATCCATTAATACTGAGGAATGTTGCTCTGGCCGGTCGGTCTAGCCGTGTAGCAGTTGCATGATCCTACAGTTGCGTACTTAGTCGTACACTTTAAAGTTTGGCTAAGATCCAAAATATGATATCTTTGGGTGATGTAGACGTTACATCAGTGTCAAGTTGACATGCGACATAATCATATATTCATAGCCGTAATTGTGAAAGCAAAGTTTCAAATCGACTACTCGAGCATCAAGATCTCTGGTGcttcaccaacccatgcattatctctctctctagtccCATAAAATCAAATGGAAATCTAAAATGTCCAGTCCAAACCAATGAGAGCTGATAATATTCATTTGGATATTTTGGGGTTCCTTTGCTCTGCTTTTAATTTACATGCTCAAACCGGCCCATGTACTAGcatttatacataaaataaaataagatacaaaGGCTAATCATAAGACGTTTCTTTCTCCCCTTTTCATGGATGAAGAAAAAGGACGTAGACATGCATGAGAAGACTTTTCCCTACTTTCACATAAAAGATACACTAATTAATTTACTTGATCCCATAAATGatctatgtgtgtgtgtgtgtaaatgATACAATTGATAAAATTGGCGGAGATTACATAAGAACAAGTAggaaatttcaaattatatatacgtGATTTGAATCCCTTCACCATATGGAGTCCATATTAAACGCTTCCTCTTGCGGTTGAGGTTGCACGTGAGACGAACTTGAACCATTTTGCATAGTATTGGAGCCTCCTTGTTGAAGAGAAGATGGATTGAAATTGGGAATCATCTCTTTTGGGAAACCATAAGTGTTCCTAATTTGGAAAGCCTTGAGCAACAGAGAGTTGATTGGAGATAAAGGCGGACCAAGCAGACTTGTTGTCCAAGAAGGAAGATTAGTACTAGCCATGTTCATGTTCATGTTGACACCAGCCGTACTTGTAGAATTGTCTTCTGAATAAACATTGCGTTGCGAATATTGATGGATATGATTATTGTAATCGATGGTTGATGAGTTTGAATTCAAATTCGGAATCTCGATATCTTCAAATTCATTTGCCATTGATGAATTCGCATCGCATGGAGATCCAAAAGATGGTTGTGAAGAttgaggttgttgttcttgtgcTTTCTTCGTTGCCGTGCTCTTTTCGAAAACCCTACACACAACCCATTCCTCCTGAAAATTCATAGAATCaagattatttattaattttttaaaaaaccaactatttatgatttttactttttaagcAGGTGTATAATTAAGTGGGTTATTATAGGATGTACGAGTCGAAGCATGTGTCAAGACTCAAGACACAAGACACAAGACTCAAGAGTATAAAACCCATGGTCCATTTTATTTAAACAAGACTGTTTCATATATTAGGGTCTATAGAATACATATGTatcatgatatatattaatatatatatatgcgttgtcagaacttttatttttgggttttaaaaagtGCATATTAATCTACAAATTAACTACGTATGTACCTTATTTGTGGGGTTGAAGGGTTGTTTGCTCTCAAGTCTGTACTCATGCATAACCCAATTGCTTTTCTCACCTTTGGGAGCTCTTCCTTTGtagaaaactagggttttcttcATCCCAACCAACACTCCACTTCGGTATATCTCTTTATCTTTTCCGGTGGTTTTCCAATATCCGGCTTCTGTTGCCCGGTTTGTCCTCAAACCGGTTGGATATTTTCGGTCCCTTTGGCTGAAGAAATAccactctttctctcccattgAAGCCTTGGCTGCACATGTACACGTACATTATTTTGATACCATTAGCATAGCCGCATATATATGTATGGGCTAATTTTAATTAGTAATCGCCTCAGATGACATCACAATGAGCCTACGTATATACATACTATCAATTCTCTGGATAAATGTAATATAATGATCCaagtataatattaattaaccaaCTAgctagaaaattatatatatggtatcTATTCTCCACATGTTTGGTAGGCTAGATACACCTGTATATAAACGTAGTTAGAAATGAAATATATGGTCGCTGAAATAAACTATGgtttcatttatataagttaTATTAAGTGGTATATAATGCACGTTATtagtctatatatattgttatataagCGTATATTATCTCTTCTAGTGATGTTTTATGGTATGTCGTATGACTAATCCATTTTCATCCTATTTGCTGGAGACATGATTGGTTgattttacatataatattttatactctatgttttctaaattaattttttgaaaatccataGACAAATAATATAGAACAGATATAGCATACCCACATATATATTCTTATCCCCAAAACTATGTTGGACAAATTAGGGAACACAAGTTATTTGGATATGATATAAACACGGGCGAACAGTATAAAAGAAACATCTTATAATGATTATCAAAGTATCTTTACCTGGCAAATCCCAAGGTTCACACTTGTTAAGATCAACGTCGACGACAGCTTTACCGGTGAATCCTGTATCGGAGACTTTCCGACCTAGATAATGCGTTATGAGCTCCTCGTCTGTAGGATGAAATCTGAACCCTGGAGGAAGattatcttccattttttttttgtcgtctaacTCGAGGcaacaaaaatatgaagaatggttctcctctctctcctgaagaagacgaaggagatTGACTGCCAAAAGCTTTTCAATAATTAATGTGACATAGATGGggtttatatacatataaataattatataac is drawn from Camelina sativa cultivar DH55 chromosome 1, Cs, whole genome shotgun sequence and contains these coding sequences:
- the LOC104783407 gene encoding CRM-domain containing factor CFM3, chloroplastic/mitochondrial-like isoform X2, which encodes MALVPLNFTEMPLRSSLPLTSSSRYCSSPSLHALLFYSLGVKPSRHQIVRPFSSLRTSERSNNRSHNNRRLDNRNHKPSPPWIDKWPPSSSGAGGDHSGKKGGENNGGAKIRSAEEEAEAKLRYLERDKGQNAIDRIVLRLRNLGLGSDDEEDVEDDEGGGINGGDVKPVTGEERLGDLLKREWVRPDMMLAEGEESEEEDEVLLPWEKNEEEQAAERVEGEGGVAVMAKRRARAPSLAELTVEDSELRRLRRDGMYLRVRINIPKAGLTQAVMEKIHDTWRKEELVRLKFHEVLARDMKTAHEIVERRTGGMVIWRAGSVMVVYRGLDYQGPSVVSNRVAGPKETLFVPDVSSAGDEATNAKDNQNPPLEIRDPIIKNPIRKENMTEEEIEFNNLLDSLGTRFQEWWGTGVLPVDADLLPPTIPGYKTPFRLLPTGMRSNLTNAEMTNLRKIGKTLPCHFALGRNRNHQGLAAAILQIWEKSLIAKIAVKRGIQNTNNKLMADELKALTGGVLLLRNKYYIVIYRGKDFLPSSVAATLAERQELTKEIQDVEERVRTRDNEAVQTVGEKVSAEAGTLAEFYEAQARWGKEITPDHREKMIEEASRVANTRVVKRIQHKLNLAQSKFQRAEKLLSKIEASMIPNGPDYDQEVISEEERAMFRKVGLKMKAYLPLGIRGVFDGVIENMHLHWKHRELVKLISKQKVLAFVEDTARLLEYESGGVLVAIEKVPKGFALIYYRGKNYRRPISLRPRNLLTKAKALKRSIAMQRHEALSQHISELERTIEQMQSELTAKNPSYNESEWENEEDDDDDDEDEKDDVEDNESDWDESDGVEEADNSSR
- the LOC104783407 gene encoding CRM-domain containing factor CFM3, chloroplastic/mitochondrial-like isoform X1, coding for MALVPLNFTEMPLRSSLPLTSSSRYCSSPSLHALLFYSLGVKPSRHQIVRPFSSLRTSERSNNRSHNNRRLDNRNHKPSPPWIDKWPPSSSGAGGDHSGKKGGENNGGAKIRSAEEEAEAKLRYLERDKGQNAIDRIVLRLRNLGLGSDDEEDVEDDEGGGINGGDVKPVTGEERLGDLLKREWVRPDMMLAEGEESEEEDEVLLPWEKNEEEQAAERVEGEGGVAVMAKRRARAPSLAELTVEDSELRRLRRDGMYLRVRINIPKAGLTQAVMEKIHDTWRKEELVRLKFHEVLARDMKTAHEIVERRTGGMVIWRAGSVMVVYRGLDYQGPSVVSNRVAGPKETLFVPDVSSAGDEATNAKDNQNPPLEIRDPIIKNPIRKENMTEEEIEFNNLLDSLGTRFQEWWGTGVLPVDADLLPPTIPGYKTPFRLLPTGMRSNLTNAEMTNLRKIGKTLPCHFALGRNRNHQGLAAAILQIWEKSLIAKIAVKRGIQNTNNKLMADELKALTGGVLLLRNKYYIVIYRGKDFLPSSVAATLAERQELTKEIQDVEERVRTRDIEAIQPVGDIVPAERQELTKEIQDVKERVRTRDNEAVQTVGEKVSAEAGTLAEFYEAQARWGKEITPDHREKMIEEASRVANTRVVKRIQHKLNLAQSKFQRAEKLLSKIEASMIPNGPDYDQEVISEEERAMFRKVGLKMKAYLPLGIRGVFDGVIENMHLHWKHRELVKLISKQKVLAFVEDTARLLEYESGGVLVAIEKVPKGFALIYYRGKNYRRPISLRPRNLLTKAKALKRSIAMQRHEALSQHISELERTIEQMQSELTAKNPSYNESEWENEEDDDDDDEDEKDDVEDNESDWDESDGVEEADNSSR